The DNA window TTAGGAACAATCCATTTCTCAAGTTTGATCAGATGATTAGTTCGAAAGGCAGTAACGATTCCCCACGACCCAAGTATCTACGCAGGCAGAGTTCTGGATCTCTCACGCAATCGTTTGACAAGGATTCGCCCGAAGAAGAGCCGCCGTCCAATTTGAAATCTAGAAGCAAATCTGTTGACAATTTAAATTTCCAACTTGAGAACCATATGCAGAGTGACCAATCAGGCAATGACACCACAAAGGACAGAGGGCAGGGTAAGGGAATCATCGCATCGCTTCGTGCCAAGTTCGGTAAGGCTGCTTCATCAGATGAGTACAAGGCAATAGTGAAAAGACCCCGTTCAAAGTCACAAACTTTATCTGATGCGACAGAGGCTGAAAATTCCAGCCAGAATACATCATCCAGACGTTTGGCTGGTTCTTCTAAGTCAGAGAGCAAGCAGGAAGTCTCTAAGCCTACTGTCAAAGAGACAGGTCACGTCAAACCCAGGGACAAGGCTGACGTCACGAAGGGTTCAGACCCAATCCCTTCAGTGATTGATAAAGGTTTAGATATAACTCCTCCAGGGCATCAAAGTCTTTCCAACCGAGAGGTTCAAAGTAAACCCGCAGAGGAGCCCAAGCTCACCATCCAACCTCCAGAAGCAAAGGAAATCCATCCAGTGCCAACTGAGACACAACTTGTTAAGAAGAAACCTTCCAATCTATCTGCATCGGCCCTGATCAAGTTAAGCAACGACGACGATGAAACATCTCCAAGCCGGACCTTGAAGAGACCACCGTCGATTGTAGATGGCGGAGAGGATTTCCACTCTGTGGCAAGCAGACCAGAAGGTGATGCAGAAACTCGGGAAGGTAAGGACGAGACTGACTCGGTCGGGAAGAGGTCGTCCAGTGCAATAATCCATCGGTACGAAACCCAGGCAAAGGCTGATGTAACCACACCGGGTTTGGTTTCTAATAACATCACAAATGATATCGATGCACCTAAGGGTCCGGTTAGTGAAAGTAACAAAAGTGCACAAAAGGACCCGCCTAAGAAACCGACCATCTTGAAAGAGAAACCACAATTAGGGAATCGGACTAACACGTCTCACAATCTgaccaagaaagaaaacaagcgGGACGATGGAATTAAAGTAACGACTATTACCAACACTTCTGGTAACTCTTCAACCAAGCCAGCAGAAACTGTCAAGAAAACTACAATAACAAACGTTGAAAATATTCAAAGCAAAGAAGAGCTAAAGAAAGCCCCTGCTGAACAAGAGAAAGCAAAGTTCACACCCAGCGGCTCCAGCTCCTCTAAGGTTAACCTCATACCCGGTGCAGATAGGCAAGTTCACAGTACTGTCAGGTCACAAAGTTCTGTGCCAGTTAATTCATCTCATGAACAAGAAGAGCAGCGGGCATCACCTTTTCCAATTAAGCTTCGTAAAGTGGAAAAGCCGTCGTCCGCCGGAGTCAAGATCGTCAGATCGACAAAAGGAAAGGAAGTAAACCAGCGCAAAGAGAAACAAGATGTCCAGACTCGCCTGAAACAGCAGGTCAACGGAGAAATACCAGTCACCAACATCGATgatattgaattgaatgaaaCAGAAGAAAAGAGGGATCCTGTCGTAATCGATAGGGCCAAGTTTGGCGTGATTGGTTATAACACTCCCACAAATTGTCCATCGATGTTGAAGGGTACGAGGAAGGCGAAGTCGAAGGTGAGTGGAACGTTTTTTGAAAACTTACTCCGCATGCATCTGAGGCAAAGCT is part of the Apostichopus japonicus isolate 1M-3 chromosome 22, ASM3797524v1, whole genome shotgun sequence genome and encodes:
- the LOC139964369 gene encoding uncharacterized protein isoform X1; its protein translation is MCHGLLSRSPECTRQFSIDNRSNPNATDSKKMTSSVPSWKAELQRKKREKSNKDSEKGKVPWKNEFNETVNVIIISANEIDPDKEEVDPLGNNHQDGSSPEPSKNSTNGVSEEHVASVRNNPFLKFDQMISSKGSNDSPRPKYLRRQSSGSLTQSFDKDSPEEEPPSNLKSRSKSVDNLNFQLENHMQSDQSGNDTTKDRGQGKGIIASLRAKFGKAASSDEYKAIVKRPRSKSQTLSDATEAENSSQNTSSRRLAGSSKSESKQEVSKPTVKETGHVKPRDKADVTKGSDPIPSVIDKGLDITPPGHQSLSNREVQSKPAEEPKLTIQPPEAKEIHPVPTETQLVKKKPSNLSASALIKLSNDDDETSPSRTLKRPPSIVDGGEDFHSVASRPEGDAETREGKDETDSVGKRSSSAIIHRYETQAKADVTTPGLVSNNITNDIDAPKGPVSESNKSAQKDPPKKPTILKEKPQLGNRTNTSHNLTKKENKRDDGIKVTTITNTSGNSSTKPAETVKKTTITNVENIQSKEELKKAPAEQEKAKFTPSGSSSSKVNLIPGADRQVHSTVRSQSSVPVNSSHEQEEQRASPFPIKLRKVEKPSSAGVKIVRSTKGKEVNQRKEKQDVQTRLKQQVNGEIPVTNIDDIELNETEEKRDPVVIDRAKFGVIGYNTPTNCPSMLKGTRKAKSKFRIRFNDNRNQIHEYLSEDSALKEYVAEHGYEPEEEIVRENGNEEEEDEDDVDEETKKKTMNNNTSLFAEGLQNITRSNNTDLSAFLGRGPHKKEPSRTASRPHPVSVTPTEPEPELVATPLDSGDGFSMGSSSAMLF
- the LOC139964369 gene encoding uncharacterized protein isoform X2 — its product is MAWRAAKKMTSSVPSWKAELQRKKREKSNKDSEKGKVPWKNEFNETVNVIIISANEIDPDKEEVDPLGNNHQDGSSPEPSKNSTNGVSEEHVASVRNNPFLKFDQMISSKGSNDSPRPKYLRRQSSGSLTQSFDKDSPEEEPPSNLKSRSKSVDNLNFQLENHMQSDQSGNDTTKDRGQGKGIIASLRAKFGKAASSDEYKAIVKRPRSKSQTLSDATEAENSSQNTSSRRLAGSSKSESKQEVSKPTVKETGHVKPRDKADVTKGSDPIPSVIDKGLDITPPGHQSLSNREVQSKPAEEPKLTIQPPEAKEIHPVPTETQLVKKKPSNLSASALIKLSNDDDETSPSRTLKRPPSIVDGGEDFHSVASRPEGDAETREGKDETDSVGKRSSSAIIHRYETQAKADVTTPGLVSNNITNDIDAPKGPVSESNKSAQKDPPKKPTILKEKPQLGNRTNTSHNLTKKENKRDDGIKVTTITNTSGNSSTKPAETVKKTTITNVENIQSKEELKKAPAEQEKAKFTPSGSSSSKVNLIPGADRQVHSTVRSQSSVPVNSSHEQEEQRASPFPIKLRKVEKPSSAGVKIVRSTKGKEVNQRKEKQDVQTRLKQQVNGEIPVTNIDDIELNETEEKRDPVVIDRAKFGVIGYNTPTNCPSMLKGTRKAKSKFRIRFNDNRNQIHEYLSEDSALKEYVAEHGYEPEEEIVRENGNEEEEDEDDVDEETKKKTMNNNTSLFAEGLQNITRSNNTDLSAFLGRGPHKKEPSRTASRPHPVSVTPTEPEPELVATPLDSGDGFSMGSSSAMLF